A stretch of Cryptococcus decagattii chromosome 7, complete sequence DNA encodes these proteins:
- a CDS encoding AmmeMemoRadiSam system protein B codes for MSSVREATHAGSWYTSSRSGLHNQLSQNLSAVKPISTLDYDPPVSNAKAIIAPHAGYSYSGPAAAWAYAAVPTEKIKRVFLLGPSHHAYLPGVALSKFEAYETPLGDIPLDIDTINELRATRIFSDMNSSTDEDEHSLEMHLPYIRLIFQERNDLKLVPILVGHPNASTSAKLSEVLAKYWQDDKTFFVISSDFCHWGSRFACTPYYPNIPPLVNPVPPVKSSTSSISRILTQPPELVKKFSSATSNPDVPIWKSIEYMDHEGMDLLRKPGEDGAVEKWHGYLERTKNTICGRNPITVLLNLVQFVYKDQQVKPEFIFVRYEQSSRCVTGKDSSVSYVSGVLRVPQ; via the exons ATGTCTAG CGTACGCGAAGCCACCCACGCAGGCAGCTGGTACACCTCTTCCC GCTCTGGACTTCATAACCAACTTAGCCAGAACCTTTCTGCAGTCAAACCTATCTCCACATTAGATTACGACCCTCCCGTAAGCAATGCCAAAGCGATCATTGCGCCGCATGCTGGATATAGCTATTCCGGACCTGCCGCAGCATGGGCTTATGCGGCTGTACCTACAGAGAAAAT TAAGAGAGTGTTTTTATTAGGCCCTTCGCATCATGCCTACTTGCCGGGCGTAGCGCTTTCCAAGTTTGAAGCGTATGAGACGCCTTTAGGGGATATTCCTCTTGATATCGATA CTATCAATGAGCTTCGCGCTACGCGGATATTCTCTGACATGAATTCCTCTACTGACGAGGACGAACATTCGTTGGAGATGCATCTGCCCTATATTAGGTTGATCTTTCAAGA AAGAAATGATCTCAAGCTTGTTCCGATCCTTGTCGGACATCCCAATGCTTCGACAAGTGCAAAGCTCAGTGAAGTTCTTGCCAAATATTGGCAAGATGATAAGACTTTCTTTGTAATCTCCAGTGATTTCTGCCACTG GGGAAGCAGATTCGCATGCACACCATACTACCCAAACATCCCTCCTCTGGTCAATCCCGTGCCACCTGTCAAATCGTCTACTTCATCTATTTCGCGCATTCTCACCCAACCTCCTGAGCTTGTCAAAAAGTTTTCTTCCGCTACCTCCAATCCGGATGTGCCTATCTGGAAGTCCATCGAGTACATGGATCATGAAGGTATGGATCTTTTGCGCAAGCcgggagaagatggtgcTGTTGAGAAGTGGCATGGATACTTGGAGAGGACCAAG AATACCATTTGTGGACGAAATCCTATTACCGTACTCCTTAATCTTGTCCAGTTTGTGTACAAGGACCAACAGGTTAAGCCCGAATTTATTTTTGTAAGGTATGAGCAAAGCAGTAGATGTGTGACTGGAAAGGACAGTAGCGTCAGTTATGTCAGCGGGGTCTTAAGGGTTCCTCAATAA
- a CDS encoding eukaryotic translation initiation factor 3 subunit C: MSFFAKLQGSDSESSSGSDSEESILSGSEGERQDKKLAAQKKQQKSKASMFLNSDESESEEESSDEEEEEMSDSDDERQAVANKFLMDAGSSDEESEEEDKIIVLSAKDKRFAEMEAAIHNIQNAVKNTDWVLASSELDKLFRFITRHLVTIVASPIPPEGHIPPRFLETLVFLEGDVAKTLAAEKSASKKMAPAKAKAVNGIKQTLKKKNKEFEGVLKTYNEDPEAYTAAYEKANAAPAAPKPAKKSTVTTPGEGEGDEFMTIGKGGKTLNLTAEGVFKSLREIFEARGRKNTDRAETIKILTKLLEVSETTYQKIRVLLALVPARLDYSQHLVSIPQESWVAALQEFDQLISILIAEPDYLVQETVSEYDDLVERAPEVVDGKKQKVLIAGSLISLLESLDSELTKTLQHTDAHEKGDEYIDRLKHEAPLYTTIVKAQTLFEREHLSDNIARTVIRRLEHIYAKPDIIIEHFENKATQAAAGLKSEITPFEVKRDASGVIHDLAVFIYQSDAPVLRARAILYHIFNQALHGRYHQARDLLLMSHLQDTISHADVTTQILYNRAVMQLGLAAFRLGFIPECQTILSEMFSTMRQKELLAQSVQRYNIQLSPEQELLEKRRLLPFHMHLNVELLEAAYLTSCMLIEIPLLASVDTEEQRRRVTSKTFKRLLDMADRQAFMGPPENTRDHIIKASQALQAGEWEKARDLIVSIKVWNLLDNAAKVKDILAKKIQEEGLRTSLFTYAAYYDSLSLSHLASTFNLPVGRITSIISRMIYTDELTASLDQIDGVVIFHRVEQSEVQRLAQQLAERTASMLEQNEKTLDVKLGNQGQGQDRDTRAAGGEGGRQQGERRGGRGTYRGRGGRGGRGGFNQGLGTTMGRRVTAQ, translated from the exons ATGTCCTTCTTCGCAAAGCTCCAGGGTTCAGACTCTGAATCCTCCTCCGGCTCGGACTCGGAAGAGTCCATCCTCTCCGGCTCTGAGGGTGAACGACAGGACAAGAAGCTCGCGGCCCAGAAAAAGCAACAAAAGTCCAAGGCTTCCATGTTTTTGAACAGCGATGAAAGTGAAAGCGAGGAGGAGAGCTcagatgaggaggaggaggagatgagtGATAGCGATGATGAGAGACAG GCTGTTGCCAACAAGTTCTTGATGGACGCCGGCTCCAGTGACgaggagagtgaagaggaggacaAGATCATTGTTTTGAGTGCCAAGGACAAAAG GTTCGCCGAAATGGAAGCCGCTATCCACAACATCCAAAACGCCGTCAAGAACACTGACTGGGTCCTTGCCTCTTCTGAGCTCGACAAACTCTTCCGATTTATCACTCGACACCTCGTCACCATTGTTGCCTCCCCCATTCCTCCTGAAGGCCACATTCCTCCACGATTCCTCGAGAccctcgtcttccttgaaGGTGATGTCGCCAAGACTCTTGCCGCCGAGAAGTCTGCCTCTAAAAAGATGGCCCCCGCTAAGGCCAAGGCTGTCAACGGTATCAAACAGACTttgaagaaaaagaacaagGAGTTTGAGGGTGTTTTGAAGACTTACAACGAG GACCCCGAAGCGTACACCGCTGCATACGAAAAGGCTAACGCCGCACCAGCTGCTCCCAAGCCCGCTAAGAAGTCCACTGTTACTACCCCtggtgagggtgagggtgaCGAGTTTATGACCATCGGCAAGGGTGGAAAGACTCTTAACCTTACTGCTGAAGGTGTCTTCAAATCTTTGAGGGAAATCTTTGAGGCTCGAGGCCGAAAG AACACTGACCGTGCCGAGACCATCAAGATCCTCACAAAGCTTCTTGAAGTTTCTGAAACCACCTACCAGAAGATCCGAGTCCTTCTCGCGCTTGTCCCTGCTCGACTCGACTACTCTCAGCACCTCGTTTCTATCCCTCAAGAATCTTGGGTTGCCGCTTTGCAAGAATTTGACCAGTTGATCTCTATCTTGATCGCCGAGCCCGATTACTTAGTACAGGAAACCGTTAGCGAGTATGATGATTTGGTTGAGAGGGCCCCTGAAGTTGTGGACGGTAAGAAGCAGAAGGTGTTGATTGCCGGCAGCTTAATCAGTCTTTTGGAGAGCTTGGACAGCGAG CTCACCAAGACTCTGCAACACACTGATGCTCATGAGAAGGGTGACGAGTACATTGACCGACTCAAGCACGAGGCTCCTCTTTACACCACTATTGTCAAGGCTCAGACCCTCTTTGAGCGTGAACATCTTTCCGACAACATCGCCCGTACCGTCATACGACGTCTCGAACACATTTACGCCAAGCccgacatcatcatcgagCACTTTGAGAACAAGGCTACCCAGGCCGCCGCTGGTTTGAAATCCGAGATCACTCCCTTCGAAGTCAAGCGTGACGCCAGCGGTGTCATCCACGACCTCGCCGTGTTCATCTATCAATCCGATGCCCCCGTTCTCCGTGCCCGAGCTATTCTTTATCACATCTTTAACCAGGCTCTCCACGGCCGATACCACCAGGCTCGTGACCTTCTCCTCATGTCTCACCTCCAAGACACCATTTCCCACGCCGACGTCACTACTCAGATCCTTTACAACCGTGCGGTTATGCAGCTCGGTCTCGCTGCTTTCCGACTCGGCTTTATCCCCGAATGCCAGACTATTTTGTCCGAGATGTTCTCTACCATGCGACAGAAGGAGTTGCTTGCCCAAAGCGTGCAAAGGTACAACATCCAACTTTCTCCCGAGCAGGAACTCCTCGAAAAGCGACGACTTTTGCCCTTCCACATGCACCTCAACGTTGAGCTTCTCGAAGCTGCGTACCTCACTTCGTGCATGCTTATTGAGATCCCTTTGCTTGCTAGCGTTGACACTGAGGAGCAGAGAAGGCGAGTGACTAGCAAGACGTTCAAGAGGTTGTTGGATATGGCCGACAGACAAGCCTTCATGGGTCCTCCTGAGAACACTCGTGACCACATTATCAAGGCGAGCCAGGCCTTGCAGGCTGGCGAGTGGGAGAAAGCTAGGGACTTGATTGTTTCCATCAAGGTTTGGAACTTGTTGGACAACGCTGCCAAGGTTAAAGACATTCTTGCCAAGAAGatccaagaagaaggtctTCGAACATCCCTTTTCACCTACGCTGCGTACTACgattctctttccctttctcaCCTCGCTTCTACATTCAACCTTCCCGTTGGCCGAATCACTTCTATCATCTCTCGAATGATCTACACGGACGAGCTCACTGCCTCTTTGGACCAGATCGACGGTGtcgtcatcttccaccGAGTCGAACAGTCTGAGGTGCAGCGACTCGCTCAGCAACTCGCCGAGCGAACTGCCTCTATGCTGGAGCAAAACGAAAAGACCCTTGACGTCAAGTTGGGTAACCAAGGACAAGGGCAAGATAGGGACACAAGGGCAGCgggtggagaaggaggtaggcaacaaggagaaaggagggGTGGCAGGGGAACATACCGGGGacgaggtggaagaggtggtAGAGGAGGATTCAACCAAGGGTTGGGGACAACtatgggaagaagagtgacGGCGCAGTAA
- a CDS encoding endopolyphosphatase, with product MRSPLLASLLALALSIASSKAAISSTEQVPLNVSFSQLNNSESQDVRINKKRPLKGRFLHITDIHPDPHYKAGSTFDSGCHRKPKKDKKIKSRATENERGNELVDDENLDTLKKTEDLAGKWGTAVSDCDCPMSLLNITFDWLKEEWANEIDFVVWTGDNARHDIDRRKPRTPKEIFDSNRMIVDRMLDTFGRDMPIVPSIGNNDIYPHNVLAAGPNRITEEFLLIWKHFIPPEAGHVFERGAYFSVEVIPDRLAMISLNTLFWYDSNTLVDGCRDHSKDPGALEMDWLEVQLDNFRQRGMQVWLTGHVPPHMTHYYDNCYLRYGDLALRYQDTIVGHLFGHMNIDHFFFIDVDELEATSELTSIFSNTTSRDLPLLNGAHLPEPGPGKYTTMGRSSAQTLEEELRKDFGEMPGPNVLKLKDYAVMNVAPSVIPTYYPGIRIFSYNISDEGDSLDEGHYYQEADEPLDDEDGEDELEELEPPSDNDFFGGPDERENEDIEILRRSGHHRHDKPKGDCSLPENEDKPHCTFKRKPRHYSKRSPSRTNRALSPLGYTQFYLPGMMNQKKKPEWEIEYTTYKVKKLVPSSPENTTQPLPVPLHLLPDYDPRIFSKPENKTEEKEVAKKRAKFYKAVKAVTPYRMKDLTIGSWVKLARMLVLEKKRWKKFAELMVVSTETD from the exons ATGCGCTCTCCACTCCTCGCAAGTCTTTTGGCGTTGGCTCTCTCCATCGCCAGCTCAAAAGCAGCCATATCGTCAACCGAGCAAGTGCCCCTGAATGTATCATTTTCTCAGTTAAATAATTCTGAGTCGCAAGATGTCAGGATAAACAAAAAACGAC CTTTGAAAGGACGGTTCCTACACATTACGGATATTCATCCTGATCCTCACTACAAGGCAGGATCCACATTTGACTCTGGATGTCATAGGAAACCTAAGAAGGATAAAAAGATTAAAAGCAGGGCAACTGAGAACGAGAGGGGCAATGAGCTTGTAGACGACGAAAACTTGGACACTTTGAAAAAGACCGAAGATCTTGCAGGCAAATGGGGCACAGCAGTGTC AGATTGCGATTGTCCCATGTCGCTGCTCAATATTACATTCGACTGGTTAAAAGAAGAGTGGGCCAACGAGATTGACTTCGTAGTATGGACAGGAGACAATGCCAG GCATGACATTGATCGAAGAAAACCTAGAACGCCCAAGGAAATTTTTGATTCCAATCGCATGATTGTTGATAGGATGCTAGACACCTTTGGACGCGATATGCCGATTGTTCCTAGTATTGGAAACAATGACATCTACCCCCATAATGTTCTTGCCGCCGGACCGAATCGTATTACCGAAGAGTTTTTACT CATCTGGAAACATTTTATCCCGCCTGAAGCCGGTCACGTTTTTGAACGAGGGGCATATTTCTCTGTTGAAGTTATCCCTGACAGGTTAGCAATGATCTCTCTAAACACTCTATTCTGGTACGACTCCAACACCC tCGTTGATGGGTGCAGAGACCATTCGAAGGACCCCGGCGCTCTCGAAATGGACTGGTTGGAGGTACAATTGGACAACTTCCGACAGCGGGGGATGCAAGTATGGTTAACCGGACATGTACCACCTCATATGACCCACTACTATGACAACTGTT ATTTGAGGTACGGTGATCTGGCATTGAGATATCAAGACACTATCGTCGGACATCTGTTCGGCCATAT GAACATTGaccacttcttcttcattgaCGTCGACGAGCTCGAAGCCACCTCCGAGCTTACCTCTATCTTCTCAAATACTACGTCTCGCGACCTTCCCCTCCTTAACGGTGCCCATCTTCCTGAACCTGGCCCTGGAAAATATACCACCATGGGTCGCTCTAGTGCTCAAACATTAGAGGAAGAACTTCGTAAAGATTTTGGCGAGATGCCTGGTCCGAACGTATTGAAGTTGAAGGATTATGCGGTTATGAATGTTGCGCCAAGTGTGATTCCAACGTATTACCCTGGCATCCGAATATTTTC ATACAATATCTCGGATGAAGGGGATTCGTTGGACGAGGGTCATTACTATCAAGAGGCAGATGAGCCgctggatgatgaagacggCGAAGACGAACTAGAAGAGTTGGAACCTCCATCGGATAACGACTTCTTCGGTGGTCCGGATGAGCGAGAGAACGAGGATATCGAGATTCTGAGACGCAGTGGTCACCACCGGCATGACAAACCGAAAGGCGACTGTTCTCTCCCAGAAAACGAAGATAAACCTCACTGCACATTCAAGCGAAAACCGCGACACTACTCAAAACGATCTCCATCTCGAACGAATCGGGCTCTAAGCCCTTTGGGGTACACACAGTTTTATTTGCCAGGCATGATGaatcagaagaagaaaccGGAGTGGGAAATCGAGTATACGACGTACAAGGTGAAGAAGCTTGTTCCTTCGTCGCCTGAAAATACAACACAACCACTCCCTGTCCCGCTTCACCTCTTACCTGACTACGACCCTCGCATCTTTAGCAAACCGGAGAATAAGAcggaagagaaagaggtggCAAAGAAAAGGGCCAAGTTTTACAAGGCGGTGAAAGCGGTGACTCCATATAGAATGAAAGATCTCACAATAGGGAGCTGGGTGAAGCTCGCGAGGATGTTGgtgttggagaagaagaggtggaagaagttTGCAGAGCTGAT GGTTGTATCAACCGAAACGGACTAG